One genomic window of Pelagicoccus enzymogenes includes the following:
- a CDS encoding DNA polymerase Y family protein, translating into MGSRPRSLLPVVVVDAEARKPVVLEATAEAEREGVHAGLSVPQALARCPELVVRHRSRQAEASLEELLFALAYSLSPRVERDGAGEVLVDLKGAKLEEALQRCGQIVAELSAMGICVGIGVAESCVVAALAAKSFDWAQDALAGRVLLVGGENRVTSTLLQKDKSPAERPIHYVGLAEFVEGLPIGDVPFGADPASRARLLDVLSKWGVRTVSAFAKLKRAAVGARLGVEGLRLWDRVTGKEQRVVAVAELPAEFEESWEFEYDVDSVDPLLFLLRRFLDTLCLRMRVAHKVAAFARVELGLAYGEPLVVEQKLPEATADEGALFSLLAARLEEVETDSPVARISLWLEVVDFKQRQLGLFESSLKNPYRFTQTLSRVAGIVGEDRVGRPVLEEDGRPDGVRMEELPAAVPPVGELDLGRMFGMPLRRYRPGLAASVEFQGRQPIWIQCETVSGFVKAVRGPWLNSGHWWEETGSWNCVEWDVELNKGGVYRICKDADGWKVEGNY; encoded by the coding sequence GTGGGATCGCGACCAAGGTCGCTCCTACCTGTTGTGGTGGTGGATGCGGAGGCGCGGAAGCCGGTAGTGCTAGAGGCGACGGCGGAGGCGGAGCGGGAGGGCGTGCATGCGGGGCTTTCGGTGCCGCAGGCTTTGGCCCGTTGTCCGGAGCTGGTGGTGCGGCATCGCTCGCGGCAGGCGGAAGCCTCGCTGGAGGAGCTGTTGTTTGCCTTGGCCTATTCTTTGTCGCCGCGGGTGGAACGGGATGGCGCGGGGGAAGTGCTGGTGGACCTGAAGGGGGCAAAGCTGGAGGAGGCGCTGCAGCGTTGCGGGCAGATCGTGGCGGAGCTGTCGGCAATGGGCATTTGCGTGGGGATTGGCGTGGCGGAGAGTTGCGTGGTGGCGGCGTTGGCGGCGAAGTCCTTCGACTGGGCTCAGGATGCCCTTGCGGGCAGAGTGTTGTTGGTGGGAGGGGAGAATCGCGTGACGAGCACGCTCCTACAGAAAGACAAATCGCCCGCGGAGCGGCCGATCCACTATGTGGGCTTGGCGGAGTTTGTGGAGGGTTTGCCGATTGGGGATGTGCCGTTTGGAGCGGATCCCGCGTCGCGGGCTCGATTGTTGGATGTATTGAGCAAGTGGGGGGTGCGTACGGTGTCGGCTTTTGCGAAGTTGAAGCGGGCGGCGGTGGGGGCGCGGCTGGGCGTGGAGGGGCTGCGGCTTTGGGATCGGGTGACGGGCAAGGAACAGCGGGTGGTGGCGGTGGCGGAGCTGCCGGCGGAGTTTGAGGAGTCGTGGGAATTTGAATACGACGTGGATTCGGTGGATCCGCTTTTGTTTTTGCTGAGGCGCTTTTTGGACACGCTGTGCCTGCGGATGCGGGTGGCTCACAAGGTGGCGGCCTTTGCTCGGGTGGAGCTGGGCTTGGCGTATGGGGAGCCGCTCGTGGTGGAGCAGAAGTTGCCGGAGGCCACGGCGGACGAGGGGGCTTTGTTTTCGCTGCTGGCGGCTCGGCTGGAGGAGGTGGAGACGGATTCGCCGGTGGCGAGGATTTCTCTTTGGCTGGAGGTTGTTGACTTCAAGCAGCGGCAGTTGGGCTTGTTCGAGAGTAGCTTGAAGAATCCGTATCGCTTCACGCAGACCTTGTCTCGGGTGGCGGGGATCGTGGGTGAGGATCGAGTGGGGCGTCCGGTGTTGGAAGAGGATGGACGTCCGGATGGGGTGAGGATGGAGGAGCTGCCGGCTGCGGTGCCGCCGGTGGGCGAGCTGGATTTGGGGCGGATGTTTGGCATGCCGCTGCGGCGGTATCGGCCGGGCTTGGCGGCGTCGGTGGAGTTCCAGGGGCGTCAGCCGATTTGGATACAGTGCGAAACGGTTTCCGGCTTCGTGAAGGCGGTGCGTGGCCCGTGGCTGAATTCGGGGCATTGGTGGGAAGAAACGGGGAGCTGGAACTGCGTGGAGTGGGATGTGGAGCTGAATAAGGGGGGCGTGTATCGGATTTGCAAGGACGCGGATGGGTGGAAGGTGGAGGGGAATTATTAA